The Etheostoma cragini isolate CJK2018 chromosome 15, CSU_Ecrag_1.0, whole genome shotgun sequence genome window below encodes:
- the LOC117958041 gene encoding somatostatin receptor type 5-like isoform X1 — MRIAPPDSGTQGRTDTRTPFFNMDGYYNWTPISENVNTSSPQPYPTSHTYNNMSEVAAPMPFSVVTAVVYTIVFIVGLLGNTLVIYVVVRYTKMKTVTNMYILNLALADELYILGIPFLGTNSVLSYWPYGDFFCKVCMSADAMSQFSSTFCLTVMSIDRYLAVVHPIRSAKWRRPQAAKVFNGMVWVVSLLIVLPVTIYSRVQEDFNTCNITWPAPRELWSIVFILYTSILGFFGPLVVICLCYLLIVIKVRSASMRVGLTKRRKSERKVTRMVVIIVLVFVLCWLPFFITNIVNLIHIIPENNTTADVYFFLVILTYVNSCANPILYGFLSDNFKQSFQKVLCFHKPNDYGTTGRVGGGRSASQENHNPVLPRNPTENGKIQCIQQPVRMEVIGDLDSDPLTSKAEVNGQSAL, encoded by the exons ATGCGCATCGCGCCACCAGATAGCGGCACACAGGGGCGCACAG ACACCAGGACTCCTTTCTTCAACATGGATGGCTATTACAATTGGACACCGATATCTGAGAATGTCAACACGTCTTCCCCCCAACCCTATCCCACCAGCCACACCTACAACAATATGTCAGAGGTGGCCGCACCAATGCCGTTCAGTGTGGTCACCGCAGTCGTTTACACCATTGTCTTCATTGTGGGTCTTCTGGGCAACACACTGGTCATCTATGTGGTGGTTCGCTACACCAAGATGAAGACTGTAACCAACATGTACATTCTCAATTTAGCCTTGGCGGATGAACTCTACATCCTGGGAATTCCCTTCCTTGGCACCAATAGTGTGCTTTCCTACTGGCCGTATGGAGATTTCTTTTGCAAGGTTTGCATGTCTGCAGATGCCATGAGCCAGTTCTCCTCCACCTTTTGCCTGACGGTGATGAGCATTGATCGCTACCTGGCTGTGGTTCATCCTATTCGCAGTGCCAAATGGCGAAGGCCACAGGCAGCCAAGGTTTTCAATGGCATGGTGTGGGTTGTGTCCTTACTGATTGTGCTGCCGGTAACAATCTACTCACGTGTACAGGAGGACTTCAACACCTGCAACATAACCTGGCCTGCACCCCGTGAATTGTGGTCCATTGTCTTCATACTCTACACATCCATCCTGGGCTTCTTTGGTCCTCTGGTTGTCATCTGCCTCTGCTACCTACTCATTGTCATTAAG GTGAGGTCAGCAAGTATGCGTGTAGGCCTGACTAAGCGGCGTAAGTCGGAGCGCAAGGTGACACGCATGGTGGTGATCATCGTGTTGGTCTTTGTACTTTGTTGGCTGCCCTTCTTCATTACCAACATTGTCAACCTTATTCATATCATCCCTGAGAACAACACCACCGCTGACGTCTACTTCTTCCTGGTCATCCTCACCTACGTCAACTCTTGCGCCAACCCAATCCTCTATGGCTTCCTCTCTGACAACTTCAAGCAGAGCTTCCAGAAAGTGCTCTGCTTCCACAAACCAAATGATTATGGCACCACAGGCCGGGTCGGAGGCGGACGGAGTGCATCCCAGGAAAACCACAATCCTGTTTTACCCAGAAATCCCACGGAGAATGGGAAAATACAGTGCATTCAG CAGCCTGTCAGGATGGAGGTGATAGGGGACCTTGACAGTGATCCACTAACTTCAAAAGCAGAGGTGAATGGCCAGTCAGCGCTATGA
- the LOC117958041 gene encoding somatostatin receptor type 5-like isoform X2 has protein sequence MRIAPPDSGTQGRTDTRTPFFNMDGYYNWTPISENVNTSSPQPYPTSHTYNNMSEVAAPMPFSVVTAVVYTIVFIVGLLGNTLVIYVVVRYTKMKTVTNMYILNLALADELYILGIPFLGTNSVLSYWPYGDFFCKVCMSADAMSQFSSTFCLTVMSIDRYLAVVHPIRSAKWRRPQAAKVFNGMVWVVSLLIVLPVTIYSRVQEDFNTCNITWPAPRELWSIVFILYTSILGFFGPLVVICLCYLLIVIKVRSASMRVGLTKRRKSERKVTRMVVIIVLVFVLCWLPFFITNIVNLIHIIPENNTTADVYFFLVILTYVNSCANPILYGFLSDNFKQSFQKVLCFHKPNDYGTTGRVGGGRSASQENHNPVLPRNPTENGKIQCIQPVRMEVIGDLDSDPLTSKAEVNGQSAL, from the exons ATGCGCATCGCGCCACCAGATAGCGGCACACAGGGGCGCACAG ACACCAGGACTCCTTTCTTCAACATGGATGGCTATTACAATTGGACACCGATATCTGAGAATGTCAACACGTCTTCCCCCCAACCCTATCCCACCAGCCACACCTACAACAATATGTCAGAGGTGGCCGCACCAATGCCGTTCAGTGTGGTCACCGCAGTCGTTTACACCATTGTCTTCATTGTGGGTCTTCTGGGCAACACACTGGTCATCTATGTGGTGGTTCGCTACACCAAGATGAAGACTGTAACCAACATGTACATTCTCAATTTAGCCTTGGCGGATGAACTCTACATCCTGGGAATTCCCTTCCTTGGCACCAATAGTGTGCTTTCCTACTGGCCGTATGGAGATTTCTTTTGCAAGGTTTGCATGTCTGCAGATGCCATGAGCCAGTTCTCCTCCACCTTTTGCCTGACGGTGATGAGCATTGATCGCTACCTGGCTGTGGTTCATCCTATTCGCAGTGCCAAATGGCGAAGGCCACAGGCAGCCAAGGTTTTCAATGGCATGGTGTGGGTTGTGTCCTTACTGATTGTGCTGCCGGTAACAATCTACTCACGTGTACAGGAGGACTTCAACACCTGCAACATAACCTGGCCTGCACCCCGTGAATTGTGGTCCATTGTCTTCATACTCTACACATCCATCCTGGGCTTCTTTGGTCCTCTGGTTGTCATCTGCCTCTGCTACCTACTCATTGTCATTAAG GTGAGGTCAGCAAGTATGCGTGTAGGCCTGACTAAGCGGCGTAAGTCGGAGCGCAAGGTGACACGCATGGTGGTGATCATCGTGTTGGTCTTTGTACTTTGTTGGCTGCCCTTCTTCATTACCAACATTGTCAACCTTATTCATATCATCCCTGAGAACAACACCACCGCTGACGTCTACTTCTTCCTGGTCATCCTCACCTACGTCAACTCTTGCGCCAACCCAATCCTCTATGGCTTCCTCTCTGACAACTTCAAGCAGAGCTTCCAGAAAGTGCTCTGCTTCCACAAACCAAATGATTATGGCACCACAGGCCGGGTCGGAGGCGGACGGAGTGCATCCCAGGAAAACCACAATCCTGTTTTACCCAGAAATCCCACGGAGAATGGGAAAATACAGTGCATTCAG CCTGTCAGGATGGAGGTGATAGGGGACCTTGACAGTGATCCACTAACTTCAAAAGCAGAGGTGAATGGCCAGTCAGCGCTATGA